A single genomic interval of Rhodopseudomonas palustris harbors:
- a CDS encoding response regulator transcription factor, translated as MDQQSPSRLRVFIADDHPVVLSGMKALVAGDPGLEVVGEASDGPNALRRATELKPDVAVLDLSMPGLNGIEVARKFLAACPDCRVLVLTVHEDGAYLRQLLDLGVAGYVLKRSATEELIRGIHAVGSGGIYLDPAIAGRAIGRTTPHLHNGDEHNAVSELSTREIEVLRLAAIGHSNKTIAAKLQIGAKSVETYKARGMAKLGFHNRVEVVRFALSMGWLSDP; from the coding sequence ATGGACCAGCAATCCCCTTCCCGACTGCGGGTGTTTATCGCCGACGATCACCCGGTGGTGCTCAGCGGAATGAAGGCGCTGGTCGCAGGCGATCCCGGGCTCGAAGTGGTGGGCGAGGCCAGCGACGGTCCGAACGCCTTGCGCCGCGCCACGGAATTGAAGCCGGACGTCGCCGTGCTCGATCTGTCGATGCCCGGCCTCAACGGCATCGAGGTGGCACGCAAGTTCCTCGCCGCCTGTCCGGACTGCCGCGTGCTGGTGCTGACCGTGCACGAAGACGGCGCTTACTTGCGGCAATTGCTCGATCTCGGCGTCGCCGGCTACGTGCTGAAACGCTCCGCCACCGAAGAACTGATCCGCGGCATCCACGCGGTCGGCAGCGGCGGCATCTATCTCGATCCGGCGATCGCCGGCCGCGCCATCGGACGCACCACGCCGCATCTGCACAATGGCGACGAGCACAATGCGGTGTCGGAACTGTCGACGCGCGAGATCGAGGTGCTGCGGCTCGCCGCGATCGGCCATAGCAATAAGACCATCGCCGCCAAGCTGCAGATCGGCGCCAAGAGCGTCGAAACCTACAAGGCGCGCGGCATGGCAAAGCTCGGCTTCCACAATCGTGTCGAGGTGGTGCGGTTCGCGCTCAGCATGGGCTGGCTGTCGGACCCATAG
- a CDS encoding NnrU family protein — protein MSGWTEFVAAFAVFLLSHAIPARPAVRARLVGALGERGFLIAYSSESLLVLTWLIVATERAPFVELWPFETWQMWVPNLALPLACQFAAFGIGAANPLSFGGNPRTPFNPHHPGVVGIVRHPLLWAIGLWAGAHVVPNGDLAHVLLFGFFAMIAVIGMLIIDRRKRRQLGAERWAELAARTSFWPFAALISGRFRPQTWRISSLRLCIGLAAWLSLLLLHPLVIGVSPLP, from the coding sequence TTGTCCGGCTGGACTGAATTCGTCGCCGCCTTCGCCGTGTTCCTGCTCAGCCACGCGATTCCGGCACGGCCGGCGGTGCGGGCGAGACTGGTCGGCGCGCTCGGCGAGCGCGGCTTTCTGATCGCCTACAGCAGCGAGTCGTTGCTCGTTCTGACTTGGCTGATCGTCGCCACCGAGCGAGCGCCGTTCGTTGAGCTGTGGCCGTTCGAGACCTGGCAGATGTGGGTGCCTAACCTGGCGCTGCCGCTCGCCTGTCAGTTTGCGGCGTTCGGCATCGGCGCCGCCAATCCGCTATCGTTCGGCGGCAATCCGCGGACACCCTTCAATCCGCATCACCCCGGCGTGGTCGGCATCGTCCGGCATCCGCTGCTGTGGGCGATCGGGCTGTGGGCAGGCGCACATGTCGTGCCGAACGGTGACCTCGCGCATGTACTGTTGTTCGGTTTCTTCGCGATGATCGCGGTAATCGGCATGCTGATCATCGATCGCCGCAAGCGCCGCCAGCTCGGCGCCGAGCGCTGGGCCGAGCTTGCGGCGCGGACCTCGTTCTGGCCGTTCGCGGCCCTGATCAGCGGCCGCTTCAGGCCGCAGACTTGGCGGATCAGTTCGCTGCGGCTGTGCATCGGCTTAGCCGCGTGGCTCTCGCTGCTGCTGCTGCATCCGCTGGTGATCGGCGTCTCACCGCTGCCCTGA
- a CDS encoding DUF2249 domain-containing protein, whose translation MTEAAATAERVLDVREIPPYQRHEIIPRLFDHLAPGQAMQIVVDHDPRPLRQFFASVHGDDCQWTYLEQGPAVWRVRLRRAA comes from the coding sequence ATGACCGAAGCCGCCGCCACCGCCGAACGCGTGCTCGACGTCCGCGAGATCCCGCCATATCAGCGCCACGAGATCATCCCGCGGCTGTTCGATCATTTGGCCCCGGGGCAGGCGATGCAGATCGTGGTCGATCACGATCCGCGGCCGCTGCGCCAGTTCTTCGCATCGGTCCATGGCGATGATTGCCAGTGGACCTATCTGGAGCAGGGACCCGCGGTGTGGCGTGTACGGCTGCGCCGCGCCGCGTAG
- a CDS encoding CaiB/BaiF CoA transferase family protein, translating into MTVETRTQKPLATTANARALDGLRVLDFSTTIAGPHCTRMLSDMGAEVIKIEAADGDTMRNRPPVREACSTAFGQLNVGKKSIVLDLKSPDGLEAVQRLVAGADILVENFRPGVMQRLQMDYASLRGFNPELIYCSISGYGQTGPSAELPAYAPAIHAASGFDLAHLAYQPGRDRPDYCGIYLADVVSGIYAYGAITSALYQRVRTGEGQHIDVSMLEAMLTLTLNEMQWSQFPVTLPGRPQFGPVETSDGYVMIAVASEKSFRSFMLAAERPDLITDPRFEKYADRRLAWGELMDTIETSWSRKLTSKQCLAALDKFGVPCSAYRTVAEAMADPQTAHRQALAEVHDDAGSFKVLNLPFRMSAANPSPNPRVARLGEHTKTVLQQAGYSDEDIARFGAR; encoded by the coding sequence ATGACCGTCGAAACGCGGACACAGAAACCGCTGGCCACCACCGCTAACGCCAGGGCCCTCGACGGGCTCCGCGTGCTCGATTTCTCCACCACCATCGCTGGCCCGCACTGCACCCGGATGCTGTCCGACATGGGCGCCGAGGTGATCAAGATCGAAGCCGCCGACGGCGACACCATGCGCAACCGGCCGCCGGTGCGCGAGGCCTGCAGCACCGCGTTCGGACAGCTCAACGTCGGCAAGAAGAGCATCGTGCTCGACCTGAAATCGCCCGACGGCCTCGAGGCAGTGCAGCGGCTGGTCGCCGGCGCCGATATCCTGGTCGAGAACTTCCGCCCCGGCGTGATGCAGCGGCTGCAGATGGACTACGCGTCGCTGCGCGGCTTCAATCCCGAACTGATCTACTGCTCGATCTCCGGCTACGGCCAGACCGGGCCGTCGGCGGAACTGCCCGCCTATGCGCCTGCGATCCATGCCGCGTCCGGTTTCGACCTCGCGCACCTCGCCTATCAGCCCGGCCGCGACCGCCCGGACTACTGCGGCATCTATCTCGCCGACGTCGTCAGCGGGATCTACGCCTATGGGGCGATTACCTCGGCGTTGTATCAGCGGGTGCGCACCGGCGAGGGCCAGCACATCGACGTGTCGATGCTGGAAGCGATGCTGACGCTGACGTTGAACGAGATGCAGTGGTCGCAGTTTCCGGTGACGCTGCCGGGGCGGCCGCAGTTCGGCCCTGTCGAAACCTCCGACGGGTACGTGATGATCGCCGTCGCCAGCGAGAAATCGTTCCGCAGCTTCATGCTGGCGGCCGAGCGCCCGGACCTGATCACCGATCCACGGTTCGAGAAGTACGCCGACCGCCGCCTCGCCTGGGGCGAACTGATGGACACCATCGAGACGAGCTGGTCGCGCAAGCTGACGTCGAAGCAGTGCCTTGCCGCGCTCGACAAATTCGGCGTGCCCTGCTCGGCCTATCGCACCGTGGCCGAGGCAATGGCCGATCCGCAGACCGCGCACCGCCAAGCGCTCGCAGAAGTGCACGACGATGCCGGCAGCTTCAAGGTGCTCAATCTGCCGTTCCGGATGTCGGCGGCCAATCCGTCGCCGAACCCGCGCGTGGCGCGGCTCGGCGAGCACACCAAGACGGTGCTGCAACAGGCCGGCTATTCGGACGAGGACATCGCCCGGTTCGGCGCACGCTGA
- a CDS encoding NnrS family protein produces MSSTTIESSPAGPAKRKPVPRYPLQSRWTVLSAGFRPFFLLGAIFAAVAVLLWLPVYHGELTLQTAFVPRDWHVHEMLYGYLPAVITGFLLTAIPNWTGRLPLQGAPLATLAVVWLAGRLAVTFSADTGWLAALLIDACFLLLVALAALREIISGRNWRNLNVVALLTLLLIGNVAFHLEAHFGDSADYSIRIGIAVVIMLISLIGGRITPSFTRNWLVRANPGRLPQPFNKLDMVIVAFSGLTLVLWVSMPLSPISGFALLIAGVLHLVRLARWAGDRTVKEKLLLVLHVGYLFIPLGFLLTSAAAFGLMPVSAGIHAWMVGGAGVMTLAVMTRASLGHTGQQLTASLPTQGIYLAALFAVTARIAAALLPAWSDPLLHLAALSWAVAFLGFALSYGPTLLVRGKPR; encoded by the coding sequence ATGAGCAGCACGACGATCGAATCTTCCCCAGCCGGCCCCGCCAAGCGCAAGCCGGTGCCGCGCTATCCGTTGCAGAGCCGCTGGACCGTCCTGTCGGCCGGGTTCCGTCCGTTCTTCCTGCTCGGCGCGATCTTCGCCGCGGTCGCAGTGCTGCTGTGGCTGCCGGTGTATCACGGCGAGCTGACGCTGCAGACCGCCTTTGTGCCGCGCGACTGGCACGTCCACGAGATGCTGTACGGCTATTTGCCGGCGGTGATCACCGGCTTCCTGCTCACTGCGATCCCGAACTGGACCGGACGCCTGCCGCTGCAGGGCGCGCCGCTGGCGACGCTCGCGGTGGTGTGGCTCGCTGGACGGCTGGCCGTGACGTTCTCGGCCGACACCGGCTGGCTCGCTGCGTTGCTGATCGATGCCTGTTTCCTGCTGCTGGTGGCGCTTGCGGCGCTGCGCGAGATCATCTCGGGGCGTAACTGGCGCAACCTCAACGTCGTCGCCCTGCTGACGCTGCTGCTGATCGGCAACGTCGCGTTCCATCTTGAGGCGCATTTCGGCGACTCCGCCGATTACAGCATCCGCATTGGCATCGCGGTGGTGATCATGCTGATCTCGCTGATCGGCGGCCGCATCACCCCAAGCTTCACCCGCAACTGGCTGGTGCGCGCAAATCCCGGCCGGCTGCCGCAACCGTTCAACAAGCTCGACATGGTGATCGTTGCGTTCAGCGGCCTGACGCTGGTGCTGTGGGTTTCGATGCCGTTGAGCCCGATCAGCGGCTTTGCGCTGCTGATTGCCGGCGTGCTGCATCTCGTCCGGCTGGCGCGCTGGGCCGGCGATCGCACCGTCAAGGAGAAGCTGCTGCTGGTGCTGCACGTCGGCTATCTGTTCATCCCGCTCGGCTTCCTGCTCACGTCGGCGGCGGCGTTCGGGCTGATGCCGGTCAGCGCCGGCATTCACGCCTGGATGGTCGGCGGCGCCGGCGTGATGACGCTGGCGGTGATGACCCGCGCCTCGCTCGGCCACACCGGCCAGCAACTCACCGCCTCGCTGCCGACGCAGGGGATCTATCTGGCGGCGCTGTTTGCCGTCACCGCGCGGATCGCGGCGGCGCTGCTGCCGGCCTGGAGCGACCCGCTGCTGCATCTGGCTGCGCTCAGCTGGGCGGTCGCCTTCCTCGGCTTCGCGCTGAGCTACGGCCCGACGCTGCTCGTCCGCGGCAAGCCGCGCTGA